A stretch of the Uranotaenia lowii strain MFRU-FL chromosome 3, ASM2978415v1, whole genome shotgun sequence genome encodes the following:
- the LOC129753471 gene encoding gustatory receptor for bitter taste 66a, with protein sequence MTSSQKRGGFADSLKVLFYASSFLGLLPFSLREFYSKHVLKISVIANVWVVVNLVFYTTTYHLATDVYSDTDRNSQGTLTSAIGLFIIYMEPLMMITDMIASMVNQKRLIDCVSRLDKVDNKLAGENITIRNNRIQKNILILIGLVLLFESMLTTYNFVVFSEVYTAWSLIWFLTAFPTGINSLSRIWFVSLVVAVRHRFFAMNNHMDELAGLLEEHNDRWEDELEIERNEIPMNYLEREIFTIRSHRKAFVQPALQGNRKIGDIQTKVIDVKPFEKKVQDEKQLAQKRSVFGFLSFEKHMKIDEKLDKKMILICRMHDELCEIGKSINHMYSFQMLVSMAHGFMAITAQFYFLYCALSGQEVPVLFRSAQVVQISVVQIFYVAFKCVICIYVCWKTKTESKRTGVYMHHLANMVDETHFYQIVNHLSLKLLNHQLNFSACGFFDLDMTTLYAITGAITSYLIILIQFNLAAMQKTGTNVTDTGNNGTGNATLDALNVTLTTVSTALSTYVTNP encoded by the exons ATGACCTCTAGTCAGAAACGTGGCGGATTTGCCGATTCGCTGAAGGTGCTGTTCTACGCGTCCTCTTTCCTGGGGCTGTTGCCGTTTTCGTTGCGGGAATTCTACTCCAAACATGTGCTCAAGATTTCCGTTATCGCAAACGTGTGGGTGGTTGTCAATTTGGTGTTCTACACCACCACCTACCATCTGGCAACGGATGTCTACAGCGATACCGACCGCAACAGTCAAG GAACTCTGACCAGCGCCATTGGCCTGTTCATCATCTACATGGAGCCGCTAATGATGATCACAGATATGATAGCCTCGATGGTGAACCAAAAGCGACTGATCGATTGTGTCAGCAGGTTGGACAAAGTCGATAACAAACTGGCCGGTGAAAACATAACGATTCGGAACAATCGGATCCAGAAGAACATTCTGATCCTGATTGGGCTAGTGTTGCTATTTGAGTCGATGCTGACCACCTACAATTTTGTGGTGTTTTCCGAAGTCTACACCGCGTGGTCTTTGATCTGGTTCCTTACGGCTTTCCCCACGGGGATAAATTCGTTGAGTCGAATCTGGTTCGTATCCTTGGTGGTTGCAGTACGACACCGTTTTTTCGCCATGAACAACCACATGGACGAGCTggctggccttctagaggaACACAATGATCGCTGGGAGGACGAGTTGGAAATTGAGCGAAACGAGATACCGATGAATTATTTGGAAAGGGAAATTTTCACTATTAGAAGTCATCGAAAGGCATTCGTTCAGCCGGCTTTGCAGGGTAATAGGAAAATCGGGGACATCCAAACGAAGGTGATCGATGTGAAACCGTTCGAGAAAAAAGTTCAGGATGAAAAACAACTGGCTCAAAAGCGATCGGTTTTCGGGTTTCTCTCTTTTGAAAAGCATATGAAAATAGACGAAAAATTGGACAAGAAGATGATCCTGATTTGCCGCATGCATGACGAGCTTTGTGAGATAGGAAAATCCATCAACCATATGTATAGCTTTCAGATGTTGGTATCGATGGCGCATGGGTTTATGGCCATCACAGCTCAATTTTATTTCCTCTACTGTGCCCTTTCCGGTCAGGAAGTGCCTGTTCTGTTCCGATCGGCTCAAGTGGTGCAGATTTCGGTGGTGCAAATATTTTACGTAGCATTCAAGTGCGTCATCTGCATTTACGTTTGCTGGAAGACTAAGACGGAATCGAAACGTACCGGCGTTTACATGCATCACCTGGCCAACATGGTAGACGAAACACATTTCTATCAGATCGTAAACCACCTGTCGTTGAAGTTACTGAACCATCAACTGAATTTTAGCGCCTGCGGATTCTTCGATCTGGACATGACCACTCTCTATGCG atcacGGGTGCCATCACCAGTTATCTGATTATTCTGATTCAATTCAACCTTGCCGCCATGCAAAAGACAGGCACCAATGTAACGGATACCGGAAATAATGGTACAGGGAACGCAACGTTGGATGCATTAAATGTGACTCTGACCACGGTTAGCACTGCCCTGAGCACCTATGTGACCAATCCGTAA